A region of Nocardioides sp. JS614 DNA encodes the following proteins:
- a CDS encoding methyltransferase family protein, whose product MQLQNRVPPVAVAVGAALGQVLVANSTPRSTARTLTATAVAAASTALLASSVRAFRRSNTSVNPLDPAVATTLVTGGPNRFTRNPMYVGMAGLLAAHAAARGQWAALIPVAAFVAYIDRFQVAPEEDALRAQFGEDYAAYVRNVPRWLDLRTFRAVRLPVEGVDSP is encoded by the coding sequence ATGCAGTTGCAGAACCGCGTGCCGCCTGTGGCGGTCGCGGTCGGCGCGGCCCTGGGCCAAGTGCTCGTCGCCAACTCCACGCCCCGAAGCACGGCGAGGACCCTCACCGCAACGGCGGTGGCGGCCGCTTCGACCGCCCTCCTCGCGTCGTCGGTCAGGGCGTTTCGGCGCAGCAACACCTCAGTGAATCCGCTCGACCCCGCTGTGGCCACGACCCTCGTCACCGGGGGGCCCAATCGCTTCACGCGCAACCCCATGTACGTCGGCATGGCCGGACTGCTGGCAGCTCACGCCGCCGCGCGGGGCCAGTGGGCTGCGCTTATCCCGGTCGCGGCGTTCGTCGCGTACATCGACCGGTTCCAGGTCGCACCCGAGGAGGACGCCCTGCGCGCACAGTTCGGCGAGGACTATGCGGCGTACGTTCGCAACGTGCCGCGCTGGCTCGACCTGAGGACCTTCCGGGCGGTCCGTCTCCCGGTGGAGGGGGTCGATTCCCCATGA
- a CDS encoding cation diffusion facilitator family transporter, whose protein sequence is MGHGHGHSHSAAAGHAGGRYRWRLAVTFAMVATFLVVELVVGLWSHSLALISDAGHMTADVVALGAALVATRIATRKDTSGRRTYGSYRAEVFASGLTVLIMLGVAVYVVVEAVGRIGAEPEVQTGAMLVVGAIGLAVNIASMLLLREGSTESLNVKGAYFEVVADAVGSVGVILAGLLVATTGQTWWDTGVAVAIGLFVAVRAIVLGRQVLAVLGQHVPDGMQVDQVVADLEALPGIEDVHDLHVWTLTSGMNVATAHLVVAPDADPQRVLTDAQALLSSSHRIEHATLQTETAPTRQCHEVTW, encoded by the coding sequence ATGGGACACGGACATGGACATAGTCACTCCGCGGCGGCGGGGCACGCCGGCGGCAGGTACCGGTGGCGGCTCGCGGTCACGTTCGCCATGGTTGCCACCTTCCTGGTGGTCGAGCTCGTCGTCGGGTTGTGGTCGCATTCGCTGGCCCTGATCTCCGATGCCGGCCACATGACCGCGGACGTCGTGGCGCTCGGGGCCGCGCTGGTCGCCACCCGGATCGCGACCCGCAAAGACACCAGCGGGCGGCGTACCTATGGCTCCTACCGCGCCGAAGTGTTCGCCTCTGGACTCACCGTGCTCATCATGCTCGGCGTAGCGGTCTACGTCGTAGTCGAGGCTGTCGGTCGGATTGGTGCGGAACCCGAGGTGCAGACCGGCGCGATGCTGGTCGTCGGCGCGATCGGACTCGCCGTCAACATCGCCTCGATGCTGCTCCTGCGCGAAGGGTCCACCGAGTCCCTCAACGTCAAGGGCGCCTACTTTGAGGTCGTCGCCGACGCAGTCGGCAGCGTCGGGGTCATCCTCGCTGGCCTGCTCGTCGCCACCACCGGCCAGACCTGGTGGGACACCGGTGTCGCCGTCGCGATCGGACTCTTCGTCGCCGTCCGCGCCATCGTCCTGGGCCGTCAGGTGCTCGCTGTGCTCGGCCAGCATGTCCCCGACGGCATGCAGGTCGATCAGGTTGTCGCCGACCTCGAAGCACTGCCGGGAATCGAGGACGTCCACGACCTCCACGTCTGGACCCTCACCTCCGGGATGAACGTCGCCACCGCCCACCTCGTTGTCGCCCCCGACGCTGACCCCCAGCGGGTCCTGACCGACGCCCAGGCATTGCTCTCATCGAGCCACCGCATCGAACACGCCACCCTCCAGACCGAGACAGCCCCCACCCGGCAATGTCACGAGGTCACCTGGTGA
- a CDS encoding helix-turn-helix domain-containing protein, with amino-acid sequence MVSGLDPSVLRAAREKAGLTQHELARLVGAAGGERISRWELGASVPRPDFLVKLARALDIPTLRLIHTEGEVPDLRALRLKAGLTVPELAAAVNVAVPTYYAWEQGRWTRLPAARQLESLARGLGDTVDVVAAAFQEARQQRLRRG; translated from the coding sequence ATGGTTTCCGGACTCGACCCCTCAGTGCTGCGCGCCGCCCGCGAGAAGGCGGGCCTGACCCAGCATGAGTTGGCGCGTCTAGTTGGTGCCGCCGGTGGGGAGCGCATATCTCGTTGGGAGCTGGGCGCGTCGGTTCCTCGACCGGACTTCTTGGTCAAGCTTGCTAGAGCGCTCGACATCCCGACCCTTCGTCTAATTCACACGGAGGGTGAGGTTCCTGATCTCAGAGCACTGCGCTTGAAGGCGGGGCTGACGGTGCCCGAGTTGGCTGCGGCCGTCAACGTGGCTGTGCCGACCTACTACGCCTGGGAGCAGGGCCGTTGGACCAGACTCCCAGCAGCCAGGCAGCTTGAGAGTCTCGCGCGTGGGTTGGGGGACACAGTCGACGTCGTCGCCGCGGCCTTCCAGGAAGCCCGGCAGCAGCGTCTGCGGCGCGGGTAG
- a CDS encoding DUF305 domain-containing protein yields MTLVVVAVVTTMAAVGAIAWAIQGNDSQGRMGPGMMASGSSSTPGWWDDSWGSMMGMMSSAGVASEPEYLAEMVAHHQEAVTAAGELARSDRAEMRAFGESIVKTQSAQIQQMRSWLKDWYPEQSTGLDYRPMMRDLSELSGDQLDQAFLQDMIGHHMAAVMMSQQLLWRGTDHGEVAELARTIRDDQHTEIVQMQRWLAQWFDTDWRGGMGCGTWSDQGWGMGPGMMWGSGR; encoded by the coding sequence GTGACCCTGGTCGTGGTCGCAGTAGTGACCACCATGGCCGCTGTCGGCGCGATTGCATGGGCTATCCAAGGCAACGACTCGCAGGGGCGGATGGGGCCCGGGATGATGGCTAGCGGCTCCAGCAGTACACCTGGTTGGTGGGACGACTCCTGGGGCTCGATGATGGGAATGATGAGCTCGGCCGGCGTGGCCAGCGAGCCCGAGTACCTGGCCGAGATGGTCGCCCACCACCAGGAGGCGGTCACCGCCGCAGGCGAACTCGCCCGCTCAGACCGGGCCGAGATGCGGGCCTTCGGCGAGTCGATCGTGAAGACCCAGTCCGCGCAGATCCAGCAGATGCGGTCCTGGCTCAAGGACTGGTACCCGGAGCAGTCCACCGGGCTCGACTATCGGCCGATGATGCGCGACCTGTCCGAACTCTCCGGCGACCAGCTCGACCAGGCGTTCTTGCAAGACATGATCGGCCACCACATGGCCGCGGTGATGATGTCCCAGCAATTGCTCTGGCGCGGCACTGACCATGGCGAGGTGGCAGAGCTGGCCCGAACCATCCGAGATGACCAACACACCGAGATCGTCCAGATGCAGCGCTGGCTCGCGCAGTGGTTTGACACCGACTGGCGCGGCGGCATGGGCTGCGGCACCTGGTCTGATCAGGGCTGGGGCATGGGCCCGGGGATGATGTGGGGATCTGGGCGCTGA
- a CDS encoding ArsR/SmtB family transcription factor: MVTATASSLDALARFGHALSDPTRARILMHLRVAPAYPAELADDLGVTRQSMSNHLGCLRGCGLVVAVPEGRRTRYELADARLAHALADLHDIILVTDPDACTETEEQECC; the protein is encoded by the coding sequence ATGGTCACCGCCACCGCATCCTCGCTCGATGCCCTCGCCCGATTCGGGCATGCGCTGTCCGATCCGACCCGGGCCCGCATCCTCATGCACCTGCGAGTCGCCCCTGCCTATCCGGCTGAGCTCGCCGACGACCTCGGCGTGACCCGACAGTCGATGTCGAACCACCTGGGCTGCCTGCGGGGATGTGGCCTGGTTGTCGCAGTCCCCGAGGGTCGGCGTACCCGCTACGAGCTTGCCGATGCGCGGCTCGCCCACGCGCTGGCCGACCTGCACGACATCATCCTGGTGACCGATCCCGACGCCTGCACCGAGACTGAAGAGCAGGAATGCTGCTGA